ctttATGTTAAACACTGTCAtacaaatcaatattttttttaggttttttttaattatttttataagaaaattctGATGTTTGTAATaagattatttatatgttaaaaaaattaaaaattggtgTTATTGGCCCTTAATGGGATAAAATTTTCATGGGGCCactaaagaaattattattttaatttgttgggaACTCCTTGCCTAATGttaatattattgtattttacattttctccctatttatcattatttgttTTCGAATTTACCACAATATTTTTTAGAATAACGCTCATGTTGCAAGAATGATGGAAGTTTATATATTAACTTCATTATAAACAAATTTACACACTCCATATAAGATAGGTATATGAATTTCCTCttaataatatttcattttaatagataaaatataagataatagatgaatattattttattttttataagataaTCTTAAATGTGATCTTGGATAAATTTTTAAGAGATTGGATACCATTTTATAGTAGGCATCCggtttgaatatttaaaaaataattttaaatttatcagaATTTAAATGAGATCATGTTAATTCTAAAAGTATTATTAAAGGATAAAGATAGAGTTACAATAAAATACTTGTCTattaaagataaagaaaatttaGCATACCagttaaatttaatttagaaagataattataaaaattattttagatattagGCTATCGCCGACAAATAAAATATGTCAATTGATAAAATATAGATGTtcaattgaaataattaaattttaatttactacAAAGTAAGCAAAAGATGTGAGATTtgaaaccttattcctatggtATTATTCACATGTATTGTTCATATACTATGTATTAGGGAAAAGTATTGTTCTGTTAATTCTGGAGTTGGGTCTCATATGGATCTCCTGAAAGAAAaagtgttttcttctttttaatagCTTGTTTGGCCAGAGAATTTTATAACTAATACACTTTCTCCATACCagtctttttttgtttttatcatggTGTTTGTCatcattatcaataataattaatatttaattaagagTAAATTGAATACAAGTCTATCAATAATCACATCAATTTAATATGTACACCCTCGTTCCTATTTATGTCACAACTCCACTTTTTTTATCCTGCTATTTTCTAACATCAGCATAATTTATTATcgtttttctaaaattatcttttaacaCTCGCTAAGATATAAATTAgagagtaattttaaaaaaatataactaatttttttataaaaatttttatgaaataactaaatatataaaatttaattaatcacgataaataaaaaagaaggatGGCGTAATTTGATATgaactatatttttcaaaaatatacatATCTATTTCTTTTAGAATATATCAagataaacattatttaattattagtaaataagaaaaaaaaaatatgaacacaCATATATCTCAAACCCCAATAACACATCAGATATCATTGAGAACATTGACCATTGACTACTAGAAGCATGCACTGAACCAGTCCACTCTGACCAAAACCCCAGTCAAACTTCACACGCTaatcctttttaaaaaaataaataaataaataaaacccaaaaacaTATTCACACGCTTTCCACGTTCATAATGCCCCACTTAAAAATCCACCTTGTTTGTCAAAATTACGATCACACCCTTGCAGGATCAATCCAACGGTTCAAGAATTCACCACGTCATCCCGGACCCCTCaagcattaaatttaaaaataaaactccgaAGCAGAGAAAGACCACTCGCCTTTCTCCATTACTTCTCCGAACCATCATACCGATCTATAAATAAAACCactccctttctttttctttctcacaGCAAACGGAAATTGGAAAACGAAAAGGGAAAACGAAAACGATGATGGCTTCTCGATCTTCGGTTCAGATCCGGTCCGTTTGGGCCGATAACCTGAAACCGAATTCGAACTGATCCGGTCCACGGTGGACCGGTTCCCCCACGCCGCCATGGACACAGAGTTCCCCGGCGTGATCCACCGGTCGCGACGCCACCCGAACCTCCTCTCTCCCGGCGATCGCTACACCCTCCTCAAATCTAACGTTGATTCCCTAAACCTAATCCAAATCGGGCTCACGCTCTCCAACGCCAACGGGGAGCTCCCAGATCTGGGCACCGACGATGGCGCTCGCTTCATCTGGGAGTTCAATTTCAACGATTTCGATCCCCTCCGGGACCGCCACGCGCCGGAATCCATCGATCTATTGAGATCCAACGGGATCGATTTTGAGATGAATCGAGAAAAGGGGATCTCATCAGTGAGGTTCGCGGAGCTGATGGCCTCGTCGGGGTTGATCTGCAACGACTCGGCGGTGGCGTGGGTGACGTTCCACAGCGCGTATGATTTTGGGTACCTGATCAAAGTGTTGACGGGGCGGACGTTGCCGAAGGGGTTGCCGGAATTCATGGCGCTGGTGAGGGTGTTCTTCGGCGAGAGAGTGTTTGATGTGAAGCACATGATGAGGTATTGCGAGGGTTTGTATGggggtttggagaggatggCGAAGGAGTTGAAGGTGGAGAGGGTGGTGGGGAAGTGTCATCAGGCCGGATCTGATAGCTTGCTCACATGGCATGCCTTCTTGAAGATCAAGGATCGCTTCTTCTCCGACGATGTCGGCGCCGACCATCACCGCCATCATGCCGGTGTTCTCTATGGCCTTGAGCTCCAAGTCTATTAGCTAGCTTCTAAGGATTCGCTAATCCCGATATTTAGTCAAtcaattgtttattattttaattatttaaattttttttttatatattatcaatttttgtgcataatatatatatattttttaatttaaaaaaattacataaatcgCTGATAGTCCTAAttatattcataattttaatttattggcaCCAAAATCTTATCTTTGCTCAGTTGCTGTAGGGTGAGAATACctaaatatatttgaaaagtCCGCACATGCCTCTACCAGGTAATTTGTCcatgtttataatatatttgataacaGAGGACTGACTGATGAGTTGCATATTTAACATtgttttctaatatatatatatatatatatatatatatgtatagttaaaataaataaataattggagAGAGATGATGAGTGAGTGTGGTCATTGAGCATCTGAATAATGCAGGAGCATGTCCTGTGGCAGAGGCAGGAAATTGAAACTGAAATTGCTGATGGTTTCATGTTAAAAGATGCACAGTAAAAGGTGTGATGAAAGACAAACTGAGTAATTGTGCAGATATAAAGGCATCAttttatctttacttttctGAGATATAAACCTTGATACATATGATATCTGATGTATGATGTATGATGTATGATGTATGATAGATGATAGATGATAGATGGTCCTCCTCCTCCACATGAGGGatggatagatagatagatagatggaGGAAGAGGgaaaagataagagagaaagCAAGGCCTACACTGTGGGGGACTTGCTTGGAttatttgtttgtaatttttcattGAATCATTGCTTCTTCTGTGAGACAACGAAGTTACATGCAATTGGCCTCTCACTGTGGGTGTTCACACTAGTTttgattcatatatttatatattaataatgtgatatttatcactgtttttgattggaatttatatttttgcattCCTGTTCATTGTGATATCTTTTTGGTGGAGAGTGCTGAATGTGAAGGAGTTCACAAGTTTGTGAGACATGACATATCCCTGGTAAAGCTTTGTTGTTGGGAAAAAGGAACAAGGTGGAGAATAAAATCATGTCCAACTTGTGAAGCAATAAATCCTCTTGTGACTTGTCTGATTCTTCTTCACCGCTACATGAATACATACATCATATTTCCATATTATTAACCATTTATTAACCAAAagctcaatttaaaaaaaaataataaaggggaaaggaaaaattcaaacagTTTTTGCAACCACAATTCAATGGTGaaataaatatgacatttaATTCTGCAATCCCCTGCAGTAAATGCAAAAGGCATTTGCATGAATGACCCCACAACCACACAAACTTTAAAACCCAAACAGGCCACACCTAATCTCCATCTTGCTGCTTCAATGCCCCCACCAAAGCCATGAGAATTTGTTGAACCTTCACTCACTCCCCACTCACTcgctcactcactcactcacctCTGTTCATCTTTTTGTCTCTAGTCCTAGAAGAAAATGGGAAGAAAGCTTGGGCTCACCTCCCTCTTCTACAAGACTAAAGATCCAAGAAGCTTCTCTTCATGGCACTGGCCTTCTTGCAAGCAAGCAAGGACAAACTCCTTCAGAATTGGAGATGAAGCAGTGCACCAAGGAGATAATAAAAGCATGGACTCAGTGGAGCGTGTAATACATGGGTTGAGATCTGCAGACAGGCTCTTCTTTGAGCCTGGTGGGACAAGTTCAATCATGGAAGATGCTAGAGCAGCCATGAGAGTCCCATTTGAAGGGAGCCATGCAGTGGCAATGGAGTCAGATGACCCTTACCATGACTTCAGAGCTTCAATGGAGGAGATGGTGGTGGCTCATGGAGTTAAAGGATGCGGGTGGCTTGAGGAGCTCTTGGGTTGGTACTTGAGAGTCAATGGGAGGAAGACTCATGGTTTCATTGTTGGAGCTTTTATGGATTTGCTTCTCATGCttgcttctcctcctccttctacttcttgttcttcaacttctttttcCTTTGAGATTAAAGAGTTGGAACAAGagcaagaggaagaagatgaagccaGTGATCTGTCAtcttagttaattaaattaacttcatttgattaatcACAGCAAACTCATCTTATCTgtaatgtaattttttcttttcttttttttttccccctttttaaTTTTGATGTATGAGAGGCTGGATTTGTCACTATGTGATGCAGGTTGTGACCAAGGCCAGTTCTGGCACTGGTACAAGAAAGCTGAAAGACAGGGCTGGTCCATTGTTTTCCTCTTTCATTTCTACATAAAGATACTGTTCCTTGTGGTCCTCTCACTGTATACTTATCTGCCTCTTATTGAAACATCAAGCTACTAATACTTGGAAGTACATGCAACTCTACTACTGATGAAATATTTTGCATTGAAGTGTGGGCAATCTTATCTGAGGGAGGTTTATAGACATATATGCATGATAAGAATCTAGGGTGGTGAAGGATAGTGGATTGGGTTTGCAGGTTTTTTGGCAACCATGAATCTGGTGGTACTCAGTTTTGAAATCCATATAGGCTGTAGCACAGCACATTCATGTGTTTTTAATGCACAAGTCTCCTTTGTCAATGAAGGCCTCTGTTTTGTACTGCAGACATACATCATTATCTGCCAAGCTGCATTGGATTGATGTTGTTTAATTTGagagaaaaaacaataaatatctCCTCTAATTTCTTGTaaaatgaatcaaaacccattcattgagaaaatgataaatactaCAGTTGAACTACAGATTGAGGATATTCCTGTCTTTATTaaagacatatatataaactatcCACCCCCCATTGTTTCATTAAACTATATATAAGATGAAGCAATTTCTAATCCTGTTTTTTCTGTTTGGTCAAATTAAGACACCAAGgtacaaataataaaacattcaaTTTGCTTGCTGGAATTATGATCTTTCTTAAGaatgtgtttggattgaggaaTTAAAAtagaggaataaaaaaaaaaaacagagatttATCAGCAAATGGATCAGAAACAACTCTTGTGCTGTCTTTCTTGTTAacatatgcaaatggaatatgaaGATGGTGATGGTAAGGTAATGGTGGACCAAATGAATTGAATAAATAGTTCCAATGGTTCCTGTATATCCCCTGTTTCTCTTAAGGGCTGTGACCACAAATGGCATGCATGGAAAACAATGCCTTGTACTCTAGTGAGTTCCATAATtcatatataaagaaattacTTGTCTCTCTATTGGATATTCAAGTTAGCCCCCCTCCTCTTCTCGTGGGTCATTATGTATTATGCAACTGTGCAATGTTGTTTGCATGCATGAGTAATTTGGACCACTTAGACCCACCATCCATGCatcaatttctttattttctgccatgaagataataaaaaaaatattaattttcttgttaTCCCTTTCCTGTTTTAATTTGTCTTAAagtatctttttcttatttatttatataatacaaatttatttaaatttcaattaaaacacatgggaaaaagaaaaagaaaaagaaaaggaaaagtgaTGGTAAATTAgtaatatttgaaaagttgaaAATTAGGAGTTAGAAAAGTAAATTCCTCATTTTTCAGGGGGTGGAATGTAAAAACATTGCTATAAAAGCCCTATATCAGCGCGCTTGGGGTTTCAACTTTCATCTCTCATTCTCGAAGTCATTTCGATCTCCTCCATCTCCGTCCTCTCAAGGGCTTTCATCTCTCATTCTCGAAGTCATTTCCATCTCCTCCATCTCCCGTCCTCTCTAACCATTTCTCTTATCCTTCTTGATCTACCTCCATTTTCGTTTCCACTTCTCTAATACCTTCTCTGCCATTTTCTCCTGGAGGTTTTAGTTGGAAATTTAGGGTTTCCCAGATTTCCATCAAGAAAGCTATCTTGTTTATTTGTAAGAAATTCTTGTCAAGTTGTCATGAAATTTGCTTTAATTTATTACgaaaattgtgttattttgttttcttttactccattaaaacaatatatttcaTTGGtttttgtgggctcctttctttccacctggcctttaattaggattaacAAATTACAAatcagattttaatttttttatatttgagatgATTGGGAGTTCAtgactcctattaggggcaagGCAACCCCTAATATTGATTACCCAGACGATAttatgggaacctccgattaaaaaacaagtgtgaatgagtaatttttttaattaatttcaaagatgtatATGAACACATGATCATAAACGAGAATACAAAAGTAAGAGAGCTATTTCTCTAAGAGAGTGCTATCAAGAGATTTTTAAAAGAGGGCTATTTTTATCGCTTCTTCAAACTCCTCTTTTTAGCCGCCTCTGGCTCCTTTTATCGAAAGCACGCtgtaagattctttttaacTTCACTGAATGTGGCCCTCctcaattttttcttatttatatgcGGGTTTTGCCATCTTGACATATCAGCTTTCGTTCGCGCATCTATTCTACATTCTATAGTCACTGTTTGGTCATCTTTGCTTTTCTCACACCCGAAGACTTCTGGCCCTCATGTGCTAGAAAATCTCCAGCCTCCCCTGACCATGAAACCCTCAAGTCTTTGGCTTTCGTGACTTAAAACTTCGTAGAAACAGATTGTCGCTTACACGACGATTTAGTGTCTTAAATCTTCAAACGATTTTGAGCTCTTTaccatttgatttatttatttttaaatcgtGACCCCTCAACACTAGTTAGGGTCATCAACTCGATAATTTTcgacttgtttttttaaaatcgatctcaaactcatttttttctcgAAAAGAGACCTCATAACGGGCTTTTGTGAAAAGCTTTTCGCTAACTCAACTTTTTTCAAACGAAAGTGCTGACGGTAGACATCTTTTGTTTTCGTGAAAATTTCCATTCATCTTCCTTTcattcattgaatttttatttttcactctttctttcatttcaagaaaagttttttttcacCTCTTTTCACTCTAACGAGTATCAAAAGATCTCCAAGCGAGCTTCAAGAAAATCTTTGttaactcttctctttttttttttaacgagtgttgatgagagatattttttgtgaacttttcatccttttcttctcttctttccacttcaagaaatttttactcttcttttcactccctttttttcttttactccaATAAGTGTCAAAAGACCCTCATGCTGAGCTCAAGAGAGCTTAGAAAATTGCCTTTATCTCAAACGTGTCTAAAACCACACATGCATTAGAGTATTTCATGAAAATTCcttgttaccccaagaaagtcaagattttgaggtggaattagagaatttgtaaaaaatttctcgttaccccaagaaaatcaagactttaaggtggaattagagaatttctgaaaaatttctcgttatcccaagacttcaaggtggaattagagaaaaaatatgaaaattttctcattaCCCTAAGAAATTCAAGacttcatggtggaattagagaaaaatatgaaaattttctcgttaccccaaaaaagtcaagactcaaggtggaattagagaaatttattaaaatttctcaTTATCTGAAGAAAGCCAAGatgagaaaattttatgaaaagtctcgttaccccaagaaagtcaaggtagaattagagaaattttataggATTTTTTTAGAGGAAGCCTTGCAAAAAAATTACCAGAATAGCCTCGATAAATTCCtccatcattcattttcatatcttctctcttttcactcttcctccattttttctctcttttttttaacccatccttcatttttttttcattcttccttcattttttcctcttttttactcatccttcgttttttttatcaataacgAAGCTCCATTGCTAGAATTATAATGTAACTACATTAAGAGGTAGTAGCTTCTGTCATAGTCATATGAACATAGATGAGCACATTAGCACTAGCAATGAAAATCTTATCTAGGAATAGATatagcaaataataataagcacaCCTAAGcgtaaattataattatagaaATCACAACAACTACGAAATTTCCATGCAGCTAGTTGtagttttattttgagaaaaccCTTTTGTTGAGTTCAGAGATATACTTGATCAGTGAATCCTTGATTGATAGCAACTTTGggaacttatttttttttaactttggtGCATCCATCTCATTGTTGCTTCGAGGTTCAACAATAACTTTAATCATTAAATTGATCAGTCTTGACAACATTACCAGGGTTGGATTTGATGAGTAGCTACATGTTATCTAAATGAGTAAGCACAAACTGGAAGCCACAGAGAGCCTCAGTGAGAAATAGTGTGTGCCCGACAAAAAGATCATCATCCTTTCTCTTAAACATGGGATTATCCTTTTGTTGGAGGACAAACACAATGTCACCTGTAATGCAATCAGCACTTCATCGCCCTCTCCGTGGAAAGGTAATCTTTTGGCCATTCTTCATCTCCCTTCTCAACAACCTTTCAGCTATTTCTTCTCATGACAACTTTCTTTTCCCTTTGCACTCGAGGGCACCCGAGTCCTTGTCATCGATGGTCTCACCTGCGCTTTTGCACTCACTGCAAGGATGTTGCAACTGTTGGATCATGGAaggactctttttttttccggTCCCATTATAGTGGTCCTCCAATGAAACCTTCAAGGGATGAATAATGTTGAAATTAATCATGTTGTAGTAAtcagttaatttttattttatattttctgcatgagtttgtgtgcatgcatgagtgtacatgcatgcatgaatttGTGTGCATGCATGAGTTTGTGTCATAAAAATGTTTGAATGAGTCAGTTAAGACACGTTCATGGTTGACGCTGTCAAAGCATGTCGTGACTCAAGAGTCGGGCACGTTTGTTAGCCCACGTTGTTTTCTCTCTGTGACTGGATgtttatataaagataaaaaaaatcagaaaagcTGTAACTTTgacatcacaaaaaaaattcttattgtCTCACATTGCATGAAAACAAATACGAAACCATAGACAAAGCTCCGATTTGTTACCTACACGTGGTATCAGAGCTGGTGCTAAGTTTGATCCTACCAAAATGTCAGATCATGGAGCTGGTTCTCTTTCAAGATCTTCTTCTGCACCTACGCTCCGCAACCAAGGTGATGGTAGTAGCGGAAGTGGCAACGACGACCACAACGTTGTGGTGCAGCGAGTGGTGAAGGAGACTAGGGGCACAGTGGTTTATCCAATGTTGACCCGTACGAATTATGGTGAGTGGTCTCTCTTGATGAGGATGAACTTGGAGGCACAGGGACTATGGGACGCAATCAAACCTGGAAACGTTGACTACCGGGATGACCGAATGGCGTTATCTGCCATCCTTCGGGCCGTATCATCCGAGATGCTGTCGACTCTCACCATCAAAGATACGGCCAAGCAAGCATGGGATGCTGTGAAGACCATGCGAATGGGTGCCGAGCGTGCACAAGAAACAAAAGCGCAGACGTTGCGTGCAGAATTCGAGTCTATCAAGTTCAAGGATGGTGAAACAGTCGACGAATTCGCCATGCGGCTCACTGGTTTAGTAAACAATATGAGAATCTTGGGTGACAATATCGACGACAAGAGGGTTGTGAAGAAGTTCCTTCGTGTCGTTCCTCTGAGGTACATGCAGGTCGCGATCTCCATTGAGACACTCGCCGACCTCAAAACACTAACCGTGGAGGAACTCACAGGACGGCTCAAAGCTGTTGAGGAACGCTACGAGCTCGGCAGCGACAATGGTGGCACTAACAGTAAACTGTTCTTCACTGAGGAGGAGCAGTTTGTTCACCAGAAAAGGAGAGAACACGGGGATGGTTCTTCTGGTGGAGACAAAGGAAGCAGTATTGGTGGTGATAATCGTTGTCGTGGCAAGCAAcgtggccgtggccgtggccgcgGCACGACAGTAGGCAGCCGTGACATGACCAAGGTCAAGTGTTTCAATTGTAACATCTACGGCCATTTTTTGAAGGAATGTCGAAAACCACGCCGCAAACCCAAGCAGGTGGTGAACCTTACGCAAGTGCAAGACAACGCACCGGCGATGTTAATAGCATAGCATTGTGATCTTGTCCAAGTTGCTGAAGATGTGTCGGAGATGGTGTTTCTTAATGAGGAGAAAGTGTTTCCCATGGACGCTAGCAGTGATGTGTGGTATTTCGATACGGAGCTAGCAACCATATGACCGGAGTAAAGGAAATGTTCACATCACTTGATGATTCAGTTAAAGGCACGGTGAAGTTCGGAGATGGCTCGATCGTGGAAATCTGCGGAAAAGGCGTTGTTATGTTTCGATGTCAAAATAAGGAACATAGGGTGCTTATTGAGGTGTATTTCATACCTCGGCTTCGTAGCAACATCGTCAGTTTGGGCCAGCTTGATGAGAGCGGATGCAAGGTCGTCATCGAGCACGGGGAGTTGTCAATTTATGATCGCAAGCGAAAGCTACTTGCACAAGTTCTACGTTCCAAGAATAGACTGTACACTTTATCCTTGAACTTGGCCTTACCTGTGTGCTTGCTAACAAAAGTAAATGAAGTGACATGGTGTTGACATGCAAGCTATGGTCATCTCAACTTTCGCGCACTGCATGACCTGAGCGTTAAGCAGATGGTGAAAGGAATTCCCATCATCGACTAAGTCGAGCAACTTTGTAGCGGATGCATGCTTGGTAAGCAACATCGCATACCGTTTCCTCACGCTACGACGTATCGCGCCGAGCGCCCACTGGAGTTAGCACACGGTGATCTCTGCGGCCCGATCACACCGACAACACCAGGAGgtaaatgttattttcttttgatcgtTGATGATCACAGCAAATATATGTGGATCGAGGTGCTCAAGTCCAAGGATGAGGCGTTCAAGCATTCTAAAAGGATTAAGGTTGCTGCTGAGAACGAGATGAATGTCAAACTTAAAGCATTTTCTACTGATCGTGGGGGAATTCAATTCCACAGAGTTTGGCGACTATTGTGATGAGTTGGGGATTAAACACTACACCACCGCACCCTATTCACCACAGCAAAATTTTGTCATTGAACGGCGCAACCAGATGGTTGTGGAGATGGCCCGGAGTCTACTGAAAAGCATGTGTGTGCCAACTACATTCTGGGGCGAGGCTGTGAAGACTGCAGTGCACATTTGCCGACGCGAAGCCTCGATGGGAAAACACCTTATAAGGCATGGTACAGAAGAAAGCCAAGTGTGCACTACTTTAGCATATTCGGCTGCGTTGCACACGTGAAGTAGGTCGAACCCTGGTGTGACAAAGTTGTTGGACAGATCAATGCCGATGGTGTTTCTCGATTACGAAGAAGGATCCAAAGCCTATCGCGTCTATGACCCCAAGTCGAAGAAGCTATATGTAACATGAGATGTCGTGTTTCAGGAGGAGAAGAAATGGGAATGGGCATCAACTTTAACTGAATCCTTTAACGGCGGTGAAAATTCTTTCACGGTTGGGTATACCATTGATCATGTAGCAGGTGCTCCGATTAACATCGTCAACACGACTCCAACAATTAATGAAGGCTCATTGGGAAGATCAACAATAGATCTGAATACATCATCGACTCTCGTCGCTATGATCAATGTTGATGAGGTGACACCAATTACCAACATGTCATGAGACTCAGAGGGTGCATCTCTGCGATACAGGATGGTGTCAGGCATCTATGACATGACCCAACCGGTGATGTACGAAGATGACATTGAATACAACGAGTCTTGTTTTTTTACTGCCGAGGAACCCGTTAGCGTTGAGCATGCATTGAAGGAAGTGTGCTGGAAGCGCGCCATGGATGATGAGATGCAGTCCATCCATCGCAATGACACATGGGTACTGGCAAACCTTCCCACCGGACACCGAGCCATCGGGCTCAAGTGGGTTTTTCAAGGTTAAAAAGGATCCTGAAGGTAATATCATCAAGCACAAAGCTCGTTTAGTCGCGAAGGGTTATGCTCAACGACAGGGGATAGATTTCGATGAGGTATTCGTGCCGGTGGCACGTATAGAGACCATGGGGTTGTTGATTGTACTAGCAGCTCACGGTGGTTGGCAAGTTTCATCATATGGACGTCAAATCCGCATTTTTAAATGGTGAGCTCACCGAGGAGGTGTATGTACAGCAACCTCCTGGTTACATCGAAGGCAAGCATAAACACATGGTACTCAAGCTATGCAAGGCTTTGTATGGTCT
This region of Dioscorea cayenensis subsp. rotundata cultivar TDr96_F1 unplaced genomic scaffold, TDr96_F1_v2_PseudoChromosome.rev07_lg8_w22 25.fasta BLBR01000255.1, whole genome shotgun sequence genomic DNA includes:
- the LOC120253948 gene encoding transcription repressor OFP13-like, whose amino-acid sequence is MGRKLGLTSLFYKTKDPRSFSSWHWPSCKQARTNSFRIGDEAVHQGDNKSMDSVERVIHGLRSADRLFFEPGGTSSIMEDARAAMRVPFEGSHAVAMESDDPYHDFRASMEEMVVAHGVKGCGWLEELLGWYLRVNGRKTHGFIVGAFMDLLLMLASPPPSTSCSSTSFSFEIKELEQEQEEEDEASDLSS